A single Cupriavidus sp. D39 DNA region contains:
- the prpR gene encoding propionate catabolism operon regulatory protein PrpR produces MQSGILPPITPSATATPARPRIWAIGISRLSRAFADLIPAYAAQAEFRIVGKGYAAAASAVAREAREGRLDAVVAGGSNGAYLRQHVDVPVVLVKVTGFDVMSALATARRISPRVALVTHAATYPEVDEFVRTFSLSIPAYTYLTEDDAAARVKALKQEGVQVVVGPGLVTDLADKIGLIGVFLYSGNSVRGALEDVIEAARLRRIESGRRDYVNTILAHLNEGVAAVDAEGRIQTYNPAMERFLGTAPAAALGRKLQALAPALSLDGVMQSGSKELEAIHKLGDKMVVVNRIPIVTESGATGAVLTLQDANAIHRVDRNLRSRSRARPAGVRYSLDDLAGASPAMHHLRELARRYAAVDSTVLVGGESGTGKEVLAQGMHDASPRRVFPFVAVNCAAFPETLLESELFGYEEGAFTGARRGGKAGLFESAHNGTLFLDEVGDMPPALQTRLLRVLQEKQVLPIGGLDAVPVNVRVIAATHRNLGELVRQGSFRQDLYYRLNILRIEMPPLRERAGDLPELAELLYRRAQERLGTPVPQPLPQAVRARLSGYAWPGNIRELENVTERIAVLVAGRKLAPADLLEELHAAAPELFGTQAQGDPAPSAGGVRKAAGSGDGDATDAGSLAGVARASQAEHIRRVLAECGGNRAAACHQLGISATTLWRRLKEAT; encoded by the coding sequence ATGCAATCCGGCATCCTCCCGCCCATCACCCCTTCCGCCACCGCCACGCCGGCCCGCCCGCGGATCTGGGCCATTGGCATCAGCCGCCTGTCTCGCGCCTTTGCCGACCTGATCCCGGCCTACGCCGCGCAGGCCGAGTTCCGCATCGTGGGCAAAGGCTACGCGGCCGCTGCGAGCGCCGTCGCCCGCGAAGCGCGCGAGGGCAGGCTCGATGCCGTGGTGGCGGGTGGCTCAAACGGCGCCTACCTGCGCCAGCACGTGGACGTGCCCGTGGTGCTGGTCAAGGTGACGGGGTTCGATGTGATGAGCGCGCTGGCAACGGCGCGGCGCATCTCGCCCCGGGTGGCGCTGGTGACCCATGCTGCCACCTATCCCGAGGTGGACGAATTCGTCCGGACGTTTTCGCTGTCCATCCCGGCCTACACCTACCTGACCGAGGATGACGCCGCGGCCCGCGTCAAGGCGCTCAAGCAGGAGGGCGTGCAGGTGGTGGTCGGGCCCGGCCTGGTGACCGACCTGGCCGACAAGATCGGCTTGATCGGCGTGTTCCTGTATTCCGGCAATTCCGTGCGCGGCGCGCTGGAGGACGTGATTGAAGCCGCGCGGCTGCGTCGCATCGAGTCCGGCCGGCGCGACTACGTCAACACCATCCTGGCGCACCTGAACGAAGGCGTGGCCGCGGTCGACGCGGAAGGGCGCATCCAGACCTACAACCCCGCCATGGAGCGTTTTCTTGGCACGGCGCCGGCCGCCGCGCTGGGCCGCAAGCTGCAAGCGCTGGCCCCCGCGCTGTCGCTCGATGGCGTGATGCAGAGCGGCAGCAAGGAACTCGAAGCCATTCACAAGCTTGGCGACAAGATGGTGGTGGTCAACCGCATCCCCATCGTCACCGAGAGCGGCGCCACCGGCGCCGTGCTGACGCTGCAGGATGCCAATGCCATCCATCGGGTCGACCGCAACCTGCGCTCGCGCAGCCGCGCGCGGCCGGCCGGCGTGCGCTACAGCCTGGACGACCTCGCCGGCGCCTCACCTGCGATGCATCACCTGCGCGAACTGGCGCGGCGCTACGCGGCGGTGGATTCCACCGTGCTGGTGGGCGGCGAAAGCGGCACCGGCAAGGAGGTGCTGGCCCAGGGCATGCACGACGCCAGCCCGCGCCGCGTATTCCCGTTCGTGGCGGTCAATTGCGCGGCGTTCCCGGAGACCCTGCTGGAAAGCGAGCTGTTCGGCTACGAAGAGGGCGCCTTTACCGGTGCGCGCCGCGGCGGCAAGGCCGGCCTGTTCGAGTCCGCCCACAACGGCACGCTGTTCCTTGATGAGGTGGGCGACATGCCGCCCGCGTTGCAGACGCGCTTGCTGCGCGTGCTGCAGGAAAAGCAGGTGTTGCCGATTGGTGGGCTGGACGCCGTCCCCGTCAACGTCCGCGTCATTGCCGCAACGCACCGCAACCTCGGTGAACTCGTGCGGCAGGGCAGCTTCCGCCAGGATCTCTATTACCGCCTCAATATCCTGCGCATCGAGATGCCGCCGCTGCGGGAGCGCGCCGGCGACCTGCCGGAACTGGCCGAACTGCTGTACCGGCGTGCCCAGGAGCGTCTGGGCACGCCGGTGCCGCAGCCGCTGCCGCAGGCGGTGCGGGCAAGGCTGTCGGGCTATGCGTGGCCGGGCAATATCCGCGAACTGGAAAATGTGACGGAGCGCATCGCGGTGCTGGTGGCAGGGCGCAAGCTGGCGCCGGCGGACCTGCTCGAGGAATTGCATGCGGCAGCGCCAGAGTTGTTTGGCACGCAGGCGCAGGGCGATCCTGCGCCATCGGCTGGCGGCGTGCGCAAAGCGGCGGGGAGTGGCGACGGCGACGCGACAGACGCCGGCTCGCTCGCGGGCGTGGCACGCGCCAGCCAGGCTGAGCATATCCGCCGCGTGCTGGCGGAATGCGGCGGCAACCGCGCCGCCGCCTGTCACCAGTTGGGCATCAGCGCCACCACCTTGTGGCGGCGCTTGAAAGAGGCTACGTAG